The Deltaproteobacteria bacterium genome contains a region encoding:
- a CDS encoding MOSC domain-containing protein has product MIAVSRSATHTMAKPTRSSIRLEPGLGVAGDAHHGVTVKHRSRVARDPSQPNLRQVHLIHAELFDELAVQGFEIAPGQMGENVTTRGIGLLDLPVGARLRLGHDAVVELTGLRNPCPQLDGIAKGLMAATLARDAAGRLVRKAGVMSVVIAGGDVRAGDSIAVELPAAPRRDLEPV; this is encoded by the coding sequence GTGATCGCCGTGAGTCGCAGCGCGACCCACACGATGGCGAAGCCCACGCGCTCGAGCATCCGACTCGAGCCGGGGCTCGGCGTCGCGGGTGACGCGCACCACGGAGTGACCGTGAAGCACCGCTCGCGCGTGGCGCGCGATCCGAGCCAGCCGAATCTCCGCCAGGTCCACCTGATCCACGCCGAGCTCTTCGACGAGCTCGCCGTGCAGGGCTTCGAGATCGCGCCCGGGCAGATGGGCGAGAACGTGACGACGCGAGGGATCGGGCTGCTCGATCTGCCCGTAGGTGCGCGCCTCCGGCTGGGTCACGACGCCGTCGTCGAGCTGACCGGCCTGCGCAACCCGTGCCCGCAGCTCGACGGGATCGCGAAGGGTCTGATGGCGGCGACGCTGGCTCGCGACGCGGCCGGCCGGCTCGTGCGCAAGGCGGGCGTCATGAGCGTCGTGATCGCGGGCGGGGACGTGCGGGCGGGGGATTCGATCGCGGTCGAGCTCCCGGCCGCGCCGCGTCGCGATCTCGAGCCGGTCTGA
- a CDS encoding DoxX family protein, producing the protein MEALLARIGPLSHALLRISSGLMFGCHGAQKLFGAFGGHGGNPGATAKLFTLIWFGGVIELVGGALVMLGVRARIAAFLCSGQMAVAYFMFHQSRGALPIQNGGELAALYAFVFLFIAAMGPGPLALERGR; encoded by the coding sequence ATGGAAGCACTGCTCGCGCGAATCGGTCCGCTCTCGCATGCCCTGCTGCGCATCTCCTCGGGGCTGATGTTCGGCTGCCACGGGGCGCAGAAGCTCTTCGGGGCCTTCGGCGGCCACGGGGGAAATCCCGGCGCCACCGCAAAGCTCTTCACGCTGATCTGGTTCGGCGGCGTGATCGAGCTCGTCGGCGGCGCGCTCGTGATGCTCGGCGTGCGCGCGAGGATCGCGGCGTTCCTCTGCAGCGGGCAGATGGCCGTCGCGTACTTCATGTTCCACCAGTCGCGGGGAGCGCTGCCGATCCAGAACGGCGGAGAGCTCGCGGCGCTGTACGCGTTCGTGTTCCTGTTCATCGCCGCGATGGGACCGGGCCCGCTCGCGCTGGAGCGCGGGCGCTGA
- a CDS encoding radical SAM protein has product MRVLLINPSYPFEEFPRLLVTLPYVASALRAEGHEVEILDLMLARTTPEKIERRMSRFRPQVVGITSVTLNHHIASAIAEVVRKCDGAVPVVMGGPHVSFAIEESFRDLSALDYIAINEGEHTMIELVRALEGRMDLRDVRGLALRDGDRIRRTPPRGYVDDLDRLPGPARDLVPLARYLAFDSHASVITSRGCPYACVFCSAPQRTDRQVRYRNPTLCVDEICELADLGFTEISIEDDLFTLYRSHFLAVCGELERRNTGIRWNAFSRVDTISPEVVETMARAGCQAICFGVESGSQEILDLVKKKSNLAKVKEAMRMTQAAGISALASFIIGLPGETEESLRKTVEFAGELHSEFGSLYGFHILAPFPGTEVRERAAEYGLEILTDDWTKYDANHVVTRTRGASTEAIQRVADEYDDTMQRYLAYQDHLFARDQLPAFERKMYLRRLRQQLLWKLLLDDVIEGLPAFRGDAVGGLVSAVVDAASVKPEFAAAELDRVLALGALVRRETPQGTRFAWSE; this is encoded by the coding sequence ATGCGCGTGCTCTTGATCAATCCCTCGTACCCGTTCGAGGAGTTCCCACGGCTGCTCGTGACGCTTCCGTACGTCGCTTCGGCGCTGCGGGCCGAGGGGCACGAGGTGGAGATCCTCGACCTGATGCTCGCGCGCACCACGCCCGAGAAGATCGAGCGGCGCATGTCGCGCTTCCGGCCGCAGGTGGTGGGAATCACGTCGGTGACGCTCAATCACCACATCGCCTCCGCGATCGCCGAGGTCGTGCGCAAGTGCGACGGCGCGGTACCCGTGGTGATGGGCGGGCCGCACGTCTCCTTCGCGATCGAGGAGAGCTTCCGCGATCTGTCGGCGCTCGACTACATCGCCATCAACGAGGGCGAGCACACCATGATCGAGCTGGTGCGCGCGCTCGAGGGCCGGATGGACCTGCGCGACGTGCGCGGGCTCGCGCTCCGCGACGGCGACCGCATCCGCCGCACCCCCCCGCGCGGCTACGTGGACGACCTCGATCGGCTGCCGGGACCGGCGCGCGATCTCGTGCCGCTCGCGCGCTATCTGGCCTTCGACAGCCACGCCAGCGTGATCACGAGCCGCGGCTGCCCGTACGCCTGTGTGTTCTGCTCCGCGCCACAGCGGACCGACCGGCAGGTGCGCTACCGAAATCCGACGCTATGCGTGGACGAGATCTGCGAGCTCGCGGACCTAGGCTTCACGGAGATCTCGATCGAGGACGATCTCTTCACGCTCTACCGCAGCCACTTCCTCGCCGTCTGCGGCGAGCTGGAGCGCCGCAACACGGGAATCCGCTGGAACGCGTTCTCGCGCGTGGACACGATCAGCCCGGAGGTCGTCGAGACGATGGCGCGCGCGGGATGCCAGGCGATCTGCTTCGGCGTCGAGAGCGGGAGCCAGGAAATCCTCGACCTGGTGAAGAAGAAGTCGAACCTGGCCAAGGTGAAGGAGGCGATGCGAATGACGCAGGCCGCCGGGATCAGCGCGCTCGCGTCGTTCATCATCGGGCTGCCCGGCGAGACCGAGGAGAGCCTGCGCAAGACGGTCGAGTTCGCAGGCGAGCTGCACTCCGAGTTCGGCTCGCTCTACGGCTTCCACATCCTGGCGCCGTTCCCCGGCACCGAGGTGCGCGAGCGCGCCGCCGAGTACGGGCTCGAGATCCTCACGGACGACTGGACGAAGTACGACGCGAACCACGTCGTGACGCGCACGAGGGGCGCCTCGACCGAGGCGATCCAGCGCGTCGCCGACGAATACGACGACACGATGCAGCGCTACCTCGCGTACCAGGACCACCTGTTCGCGAGAGACCAGCTGCCTGCATTCGAGCGCAAGATGTATCTGCGGCGGCTGCGGCAGCAGCTGCTCTGGAAGCTCCTGCTCGACGACGTGATCGAGGGGCTCCCCGCGTTCCGCGGGGATGCCGTCGGAGGGCTCGTCTCGGCCGTGGTCGATGCGGCGAGCGTGAAGCCCGAGTTCGCGGCCGCGGAGCTCGACCGCGTGCTCGCGCTCGGAGCGCTCGTGCGCCGGGAAACGCCGCAGGGCACGCGCTTTGCCTGGTCGGAGTGA
- a CDS encoding phosphotriesterase-related protein, with translation MSANVQTVTGPIAPEQLGRTLMHEHVLVGYAGWEADWIRPGPSRREMIARAVDKLEEIKAEGITSIVDPCPCDLGRDIELTAEVAQRARFQIVAATGLYYESEGGAAHWKTRSAFGGAQDEAMAELFIRELEQGVASTGIKPGIIKVASGFAAITDYETSVMRAAAKASVVTGAPITTHTDRGTMGPEQQGILTGAGAAPNRIVIGHSCGTSDAAYHDRLVAGGTYLGFDRFGLDLIHPDAQRVESLLRLIRRGAGERVVVSHDTVWCWRGQPIAKSLLDEIEKVWTPSHFTRRIVPRLLDGGATKDDVENLLVHNPRRFFAGEKLPALP, from the coding sequence ATGAGCGCGAACGTCCAGACCGTCACGGGTCCGATCGCGCCCGAGCAGCTCGGACGCACGCTGATGCACGAGCACGTTCTGGTCGGCTACGCGGGCTGGGAGGCGGACTGGATCCGACCCGGCCCGTCCCGCCGCGAGATGATCGCGCGCGCGGTCGACAAGCTCGAGGAGATCAAGGCCGAGGGGATCACCTCGATCGTCGACCCGTGCCCCTGCGACCTCGGCCGCGACATCGAGCTCACCGCCGAGGTCGCGCAGCGCGCGCGCTTCCAGATCGTCGCGGCCACCGGGCTCTACTACGAGTCCGAGGGCGGGGCGGCGCACTGGAAGACGCGCTCGGCGTTCGGCGGCGCCCAGGACGAGGCGATGGCCGAGCTGTTCATCCGCGAGCTCGAGCAGGGCGTCGCAAGCACCGGGATCAAGCCGGGAATCATCAAGGTGGCCTCTGGCTTCGCCGCGATCACCGACTACGAGACGTCGGTGATGCGCGCGGCCGCGAAGGCGTCGGTCGTCACCGGAGCGCCGATCACCACGCACACCGATCGCGGCACGATGGGGCCGGAGCAGCAGGGCATCCTGACCGGCGCAGGCGCCGCGCCGAACCGGATCGTGATCGGCCACTCCTGCGGAACGTCCGACGCCGCGTACCACGACCGCCTGGTCGCCGGCGGCACCTACCTCGGCTTCGACCGCTTCGGGCTCGACCTGATCCATCCGGACGCGCAGCGCGTCGAGTCGCTGCTGCGGCTGATCCGGCGCGGCGCGGGCGAGCGCGTGGTGGTTTCGCACGACACCGTCTGGTGCTGGCGCGGCCAGCCGATCGCGAAGTCTCTGCTCGACGAGATCGAGAAGGTGTGGACGCCGTCGCACTTCACGCGCCGGATCGTGCCGCGCCTGCTCGATGGCGGCGCGACCAAGGACGACGTCGAGAATCTGCTCGTGCACAATCCGCGGCGCTTCTTCGCCGGCGAGAAGCTGCCCGCACTGCCCTGA
- a CDS encoding LLM class F420-dependent oxidoreductase: MNRYGMTIPLDGVPLAEQREWIHELEQLGYTDLWSAEAGGYDGLTPLALASIWAPNLRLGVAILPAFTRGPGLMAMSVASMCQAAPGRFVVGIGTSSDVIVEKWNGIPFTKPYQRVRDTVKFLRKALAGEKISEEFESFSVQGFRLGVKLETQPKILVAALRQGMLRLAGRVGDGAIINWLSADDVKKVAPIVREAGPDKEIVARIFVAPNPDKAQVRAMAKFAIAAYLNVPVYAAFHEWLGRGPKLAAMWEAWKKGDRKAAIAAIPDEVVDELIVHGTPEECRAHIQRYVDAGVDTPALAILPLGIDARQATRDLAPFKARAHR; the protein is encoded by the coding sequence ATGAACCGCTACGGCATGACGATCCCGCTCGACGGAGTCCCGCTCGCCGAGCAGCGCGAGTGGATCCACGAGCTCGAGCAGCTCGGCTACACCGACCTCTGGTCGGCCGAGGCCGGCGGCTACGACGGGCTGACGCCGCTGGCGCTCGCGTCGATCTGGGCGCCTAACCTGCGGCTCGGCGTCGCGATCCTGCCCGCATTCACGCGCGGACCGGGGCTCATGGCGATGAGCGTCGCCTCGATGTGCCAGGCCGCGCCCGGCCGCTTCGTCGTCGGCATCGGCACCTCGTCGGACGTGATCGTCGAGAAGTGGAACGGCATTCCCTTCACCAAGCCCTACCAGCGCGTGCGCGACACGGTGAAGTTCCTGCGCAAGGCGCTGGCGGGCGAGAAGATCAGCGAGGAGTTCGAGAGCTTCTCGGTTCAGGGCTTCCGACTGGGCGTGAAGCTCGAGACCCAGCCGAAGATCCTGGTTGCGGCGCTGCGCCAGGGGATGCTGCGCCTGGCCGGCCGGGTGGGCGACGGCGCGATCATCAACTGGCTCTCCGCCGACGACGTGAAGAAGGTCGCGCCGATCGTCCGCGAGGCCGGGCCCGACAAGGAGATCGTCGCGCGCATCTTCGTCGCGCCGAATCCCGACAAGGCGCAGGTGCGCGCGATGGCCAAGTTCGCGATCGCCGCGTACCTGAACGTTCCCGTCTACGCCGCGTTCCACGAGTGGCTCGGGCGCGGGCCGAAGCTCGCGGCGATGTGGGAGGCGTGGAAGAAGGGCGACCGGAAGGCGGCGATCGCCGCGATTCCCGACGAGGTCGTGGACGAGCTGATCGTCCACGGCACGCCCGAGGAGTGCCGCGCGCACATCCAGCGCTACGTCGACGCGGGTGTGGACACGCCGGCGCTCGCGATCCTGCCGCTGGGCATCGACGCGCGCCAGGCGACGCGCGATCTCGCGCCGTTCAAGGCGAGGGCGCACCGATGA
- a CDS encoding alpha/beta hydrolase: protein MASTRTATILRLDDGREIAFAEIGDPKGTAVFAFHGTPGSQLLFRPLDDAARRLGVRLIAPDRPGYGRSDYVAYRRLLDWPSDVCAIADFLGIEKFGVFGVSGGGPHAAVCAHQLAGRLLGAAIVCGIAETLSEEDSRGMMPMNRLLCRLARSSPWLAWPVFALMTLGLRFFGPAVLRQMMKQLPAPDRRALEQPALQQAFLEEGRRASRTNARATAQDFALFTRPWGFRLEDVRVPVDVYCGELDVNVPVAHGRRQADRIPNAKLHCFEDEAHLLFVAHADEILLAAAGRG, encoded by the coding sequence ATGGCTTCGACCCGTACAGCGACGATCCTTCGGCTCGACGATGGGCGCGAGATCGCCTTCGCGGAGATCGGCGATCCGAAGGGCACTGCGGTCTTCGCGTTTCACGGCACGCCCGGCTCGCAGCTGCTGTTCCGCCCGCTGGACGACGCCGCGCGGCGGCTCGGCGTGCGGCTGATCGCGCCCGATCGGCCCGGCTACGGGCGCAGCGACTACGTCGCCTACCGCCGGCTCCTGGACTGGCCGAGCGACGTCTGCGCGATCGCCGACTTTCTCGGCATCGAGAAGTTCGGCGTATTCGGCGTCTCGGGCGGCGGGCCGCACGCGGCGGTCTGCGCGCATCAGCTCGCCGGGCGTCTGCTCGGCGCGGCGATCGTGTGCGGGATCGCCGAGACGCTAAGCGAGGAGGATTCGCGCGGCATGATGCCGATGAACCGGCTGCTCTGCCGGCTGGCGCGCAGCTCGCCCTGGCTCGCCTGGCCGGTCTTCGCACTGATGACCCTGGGCCTGCGCTTCTTCGGCCCGGCGGTCCTGCGCCAGATGATGAAGCAGCTCCCGGCGCCGGATCGGCGCGCTCTCGAGCAGCCCGCGCTGCAGCAGGCCTTCCTCGAGGAGGGGCGGCGCGCATCGCGCACGAACGCGCGCGCCACCGCCCAGGACTTCGCGCTCTTCACCCGGCCCTGGGGCTTCCGGCTCGAGGACGTCCGGGTTCCCGTCGACGTGTACTGTGGCGAGCTCGACGTGAACGTTCCGGTCGCGCACGGGCGCAGGCAGGCCGATCGCATCCCGAACGCGAAGCTGCACTGCTTCGAGGACGAGGCGCACCTGCTCTTCGTCGCGCACGCGGACGAGATCCTGCTCGCCGCGGCAGGGCGCGGCTGA
- a CDS encoding CoA transferase, with protein MLTGLRVVELAVWVAGPGAGGILADWGADVVKVEPREGDPARSLFMHLAGLKEPKSPPFDLDNRGKRSIVLDLRAPDGLALLRRLVADADVFLSNLRPEALSKLGLDYERLAKDCPRLVYASVTGYGLRGPERDRAAYDVGAFWARSGAEHIMFPTDVEPQGVRGGFGDHVTAMALVSGIMAALYQRERSGRGQLVSTSLLRTGLYCVGWDTGIRLRFGTVAPTAPRTQPLNPVLNQYRSRDARWFWLLGLEAERHWPKLARVIGRPELIGDSRFADARARRRGSEELTAILDAAFAQRDLAEWGRLFDGEDLWWAPVQTQDEVVVDPQVRAISGIVSVPDYGNEGSFEAVATPLEFSDFAVGPQGPPPRLGEHTDEVLRELGSSDEEIAALRARGVAR; from the coding sequence ATGCTCACCGGGCTGCGCGTCGTCGAGCTCGCGGTCTGGGTCGCCGGCCCCGGCGCCGGCGGCATCCTCGCCGACTGGGGCGCGGACGTGGTGAAGGTCGAGCCGCGCGAGGGCGACCCGGCGCGCAGCCTGTTCATGCATCTCGCCGGCCTGAAGGAGCCGAAGTCGCCGCCGTTCGACCTCGACAACCGCGGCAAGCGCAGCATCGTGCTCGATCTGCGCGCGCCCGACGGCCTTGCTCTGCTGCGCAGGCTGGTCGCGGACGCGGACGTTTTCCTGTCGAACCTGCGGCCCGAGGCGCTCTCGAAGCTCGGCCTCGACTACGAGCGGCTAGCGAAGGACTGTCCCCGATTGGTGTACGCGAGCGTCACCGGCTACGGGCTTCGCGGCCCGGAGCGCGACCGCGCGGCCTACGACGTGGGCGCGTTCTGGGCGCGCAGCGGCGCCGAGCACATCATGTTCCCGACCGATGTCGAGCCGCAGGGGGTGCGCGGCGGCTTCGGCGATCACGTGACGGCGATGGCGCTCGTCTCCGGAATCATGGCCGCGCTGTACCAGCGCGAGCGCAGCGGGCGCGGGCAGCTGGTCTCGACTTCGCTGCTGCGCACCGGGCTGTACTGCGTGGGCTGGGACACGGGCATCCGCCTGCGCTTTGGCACCGTCGCGCCGACCGCGCCGCGCACGCAGCCGCTGAACCCGGTGCTGAACCAGTACCGCAGCCGCGACGCGCGCTGGTTCTGGCTGCTCGGCCTGGAGGCCGAACGTCACTGGCCCAAGCTCGCGCGCGTGATCGGCCGGCCCGAGCTGATCGGCGATTCGCGCTTCGCGGACGCGCGCGCGCGGCGGCGCGGCTCGGAAGAGCTCACCGCGATCCTCGATGCGGCGTTCGCGCAGCGCGACCTCGCCGAGTGGGGGCGGCTCTTCGACGGCGAGGATCTCTGGTGGGCGCCGGTGCAGACGCAGGACGAGGTCGTGGTCGACCCGCAGGTGCGCGCGATCTCCGGCATCGTCAGCGTTCCCGACTACGGAAACGAGGGCAGCTTCGAGGCGGTGGCCACACCGCTCGAGTTCTCCGACTTCGCGGTCGGGCCGCAGGGTCCGCCGCCGCGGCTCGGCGAGCACACCGACGAGGTCCTGCGCGAGCTCGGCTCGTCCGACGAAGAGATTGCCGCGCTCCGCGCGCGAGGAGTCGCAAGATGA